One part of the Parabacteroides distasonis ATCC 8503 genome encodes these proteins:
- a CDS encoding ATP-binding protein — translation MDDRFKTLEKYNLWGGNDFPTGYKRQDYLDRILSYTGNRLIKVLVGQRRVGKSYLLRQLASHLANSGVNPRNIFFINCELSAFYFLKTNEDLDSLFNLYLKQINPQGRIYLFIDEIQNVEGWERFANSYSQDYTAEYELFISGSNSKMLSGELATLLAGRYVEFAIYPFSYTEFLGITQKENNKVHYLEYMQSSGMPELYHLSQPEVQRNYISALKDTVLLRDIIQRQNIKDAKLLEDIFVYLVNNASNLISIRNITNYFKSSGRKTSYDTIASYISYIEDTFLVHKVEKYQIKGKETIAGNCKYYINDLGFNNYLYQGFGYGIGYKLENLIYLDLLRAGYQIYVGSIKNKEVDFVAIKGERVIYLQSTYLLIDKETIEREYASLEAIEDNYEKIVVSLDDLPLPSKEGIKHVQAWNLSHAIL, via the coding sequence ATGGACGATAGATTTAAGACATTAGAGAAGTATAACCTATGGGGTGGAAACGATTTTCCAACAGGCTATAAACGGCAAGATTATTTAGATAGGATATTATCCTACACCGGAAACAGATTAATCAAAGTCTTGGTAGGACAGCGACGTGTAGGGAAAAGCTATCTCCTTCGTCAGTTAGCTAGCCATCTCGCCAATAGTGGAGTAAATCCCCGAAATATATTCTTCATTAACTGTGAGCTATCCGCCTTCTATTTTTTGAAAACCAATGAAGATCTTGATTCCCTGTTTAATCTCTACTTAAAACAAATAAATCCTCAAGGTCGTATCTATCTGTTCATTGACGAAATCCAAAATGTAGAGGGATGGGAACGCTTCGCCAACTCATACTCACAAGACTATACCGCCGAATATGAGTTATTCATTAGTGGCTCCAACTCTAAAATGCTATCTGGAGAACTCGCCACGTTATTAGCCGGACGTTATGTGGAATTTGCCATCTATCCTTTTTCATACACAGAGTTTCTTGGAATCACCCAAAAAGAAAACAACAAGGTACACTACCTAGAATATATGCAAAGTAGTGGTATGCCTGAATTATACCATCTATCTCAACCAGAAGTACAAAGAAATTATATATCCGCATTAAAAGACACCGTATTACTACGTGATATCATACAAAGACAAAACATAAAAGACGCTAAGTTGCTTGAGGACATTTTTGTCTATCTGGTAAATAACGCATCTAATTTAATATCAATTCGGAATATCACCAATTATTTCAAGAGCTCGGGAAGGAAGACCAGCTATGATACGATCGCCTCCTACATTAGTTACATAGAGGACACTTTTTTGGTACATAAAGTCGAGAAATACCAAATCAAGGGAAAGGAGACCATCGCCGGGAATTGTAAGTATTACATCAATGACCTAGGTTTCAACAATTATTTATATCAAGGCTTTGGCTACGGCATTGGGTATAAACTAGAAAACCTCATTTATCTAGATTTATTAAGGGCCGGCTATCAAATATACGTAGGCAGCATAAAGAACAAAGAGGTGGATTTCGTCGCTATCAAAGGAGAGAGGGTTATCTATCTCCAATCCACTTATTTACTAATCGACAAAGAAACCATCGAACGGGAATATGCCTCGTTAGAGGCCATTGAGGATAATTACGAGAAGATCGTTGTCTCGCTCGATGATTTGCCGCTTCCTTCCAAAGAAGGAATAAAGCACGTACAAGCATGGAATTTATCCCATGCCATTCTCTAA
- a CDS encoding calcineurin-like phosphoesterase C-terminal domain-containing protein: MKKQFLSFTLLLALSTWIAQAATVRGTVSDTAGKPLQGVVVTDGYNFTQTNERGEYSLDSNLDKSRFVYLSVPGDYEIEQTKGIPDLFYQQLDKSKEINEYDFTLTPRKQPIDGFVYLAISDPQTIDERQMKRFREETIPDLKQTIERYQGKEVYGMALGDITWDRMDLFTPYKEAVSVLGIPMFSVIGNHDHDLRYPALSNQKVTEESYAERIYEDHFGPYNYSFNVGDAHIITLKDIDYYKDKKYDERFGKEQLEWLKNDLSYVKPGTLVFINVHAPVFNQTDKGGGNAEDAESLKEIVGPYNVHIFAGHTHFFENNQVTPNLYEHNIGAACGAWWAGHVNRCGAPNGYLVVEVKGNAATWYYKATGHDSDYQFRVYRPNEFKSQADYLVVNVWDWDPTYQVTWSENGIEKGRMEQFDDEDQDYIDMHGKPSGYHTSHLFRCHPSAGVKDVQIKVINRFGETFTKNVTLP, from the coding sequence ATGAAGAAACAATTCTTATCATTCACGCTTTTACTTGCGTTATCCACTTGGATAGCGCAAGCCGCTACCGTAAGAGGCACTGTATCCGATACGGCAGGCAAACCGCTACAAGGCGTAGTCGTTACGGATGGTTATAATTTCACGCAAACAAATGAGCGGGGAGAATATAGCCTAGATTCGAATCTGGACAAAAGCCGCTTTGTCTACCTCTCCGTACCGGGTGACTATGAGATCGAGCAAACAAAAGGTATACCGGATCTTTTCTATCAGCAACTTGATAAAAGTAAGGAGATCAATGAATATGATTTTACGCTCACCCCTAGGAAACAGCCAATCGACGGGTTTGTCTACTTGGCAATCTCCGATCCTCAGACCATCGACGAACGGCAGATGAAACGTTTCCGTGAAGAGACCATCCCCGACTTGAAGCAGACTATAGAGCGCTACCAAGGAAAAGAGGTCTACGGTATGGCGCTGGGAGACATTACTTGGGATCGCATGGATTTATTCACTCCTTATAAGGAAGCGGTCTCGGTCTTAGGCATCCCGATGTTCTCCGTGATCGGCAATCACGACCACGACTTACGTTACCCGGCCTTATCCAATCAAAAGGTAACCGAGGAGAGCTATGCGGAGCGTATCTACGAGGATCATTTCGGCCCTTACAATTATTCGTTCAATGTCGGGGATGCACATATCATCACCTTAAAAGATATTGATTATTATAAAGACAAGAAATATGACGAACGCTTCGGAAAGGAACAACTGGAATGGCTGAAAAACGACCTGAGTTACGTTAAACCCGGGACACTTGTATTTATCAACGTACATGCCCCGGTATTCAACCAGACGGATAAAGGGGGAGGAAACGCCGAGGACGCTGAGAGCCTGAAAGAGATCGTCGGCCCTTATAATGTCCATATCTTCGCTGGACATACGCATTTCTTCGAGAACAACCAAGTCACACCGAATCTGTACGAGCATAATATCGGAGCCGCTTGCGGAGCTTGGTGGGCCGGCCATGTAAATCGGTGCGGCGCCCCGAACGGTTATCTGGTCGTTGAGGTGAAAGGGAATGCCGCTACTTGGTATTATAAGGCAACCGGCCATGATTCGGATTATCAATTCAGGGTTTATAGGCCGAATGAGTTCAAATCGCAAGCGGATTACCTAGTGGTGAACGTATGGGATTGGGACCCGACCTACCAAGTTACATGGAGCGAAAACGGCATAGAGAAAGGTCGCATGGAGCAATTCGATGATGAAGACCAAGACTATATCGACATGCACGGAAAACCTTCCGGATATCATACATCGCACTTATTCCGTTGCCACCCTTCTGCCGGAGTCAAAGACGTACAGATCAAGGTTATCAACCGATTTGGCGAGACCTTTACTAAAAATGTAACACTCCCGTAA